A portion of the Edaphobacter lichenicola genome contains these proteins:
- a CDS encoding epoxide hydrolase family protein — translation MTEFETIVSTRRSFLATSAAAGAISLLGLAEPTDVRAASSHPAHTGSNGAIGDSSVRPYRISVPQAELMDLRRRISATRWPEKETVSDVTQGVQLATVQKLAKYWEKDYDWRKVEARLNALPQFVTTIDGLDIHFIHVRSKHANALPIIITHGWPGSIIEQLKIIGPLTDPTAFGGTSEDAFDVVIPSLPGYGFSAKPTATGWDPNRIASAWTVLMKRLGYARFVAQGGDWGNSVTEMMALQTPPELIGVHTNMAATVPVDIEQALQLRQPPPYALSPDEDRAWEQLDFFYKHGLGYAQEMSGRPQTLYALEDSPVGLAAWILDHDASSQALIARVFDGQTEGLTPDDVLENITLYWLTKTAVSSARLYWEYKGGFFDPRGVSIPVAVSAFPDEIYQAPKSWTEKAYPKLIYYNRPAKGGHFAAWEQPELFSQEMRAAFRSLRG, via the coding sequence ATGACAGAATTCGAAACAATCGTATCGACTCGGCGAAGTTTTCTCGCCACTTCAGCGGCCGCAGGTGCAATCAGTCTTCTCGGACTCGCCGAGCCCACCGATGTTCGCGCAGCAAGTAGCCATCCGGCGCACACGGGATCGAATGGGGCGATTGGAGACTCATCCGTCCGCCCCTACCGTATCAGCGTCCCGCAAGCAGAACTAATGGATTTGCGCAGGCGCATCTCCGCGACGCGGTGGCCAGAGAAGGAAACAGTGAGTGATGTAACACAAGGGGTCCAACTCGCGACCGTGCAGAAACTCGCTAAATATTGGGAAAAGGATTATGACTGGCGGAAAGTTGAGGCGAGGCTGAACGCTCTTCCGCAATTCGTTACGACCATCGACGGGCTCGATATCCATTTCATTCACGTTCGATCGAAACATGCGAACGCCTTGCCGATCATCATCACCCACGGTTGGCCCGGATCGATCATTGAGCAGCTAAAGATTATTGGCCCGCTAACCGACCCCACGGCGTTTGGTGGAACTTCAGAAGATGCTTTTGACGTAGTCATTCCTTCACTGCCGGGTTATGGGTTTTCGGCAAAGCCGACTGCAACTGGCTGGGATCCGAACCGAATTGCTAGCGCCTGGACTGTGCTGATGAAGCGCCTCGGGTACGCACGATTTGTGGCCCAGGGAGGCGACTGGGGTAACTCGGTCACGGAAATGATGGCTCTGCAGACTCCTCCCGAACTGATTGGGGTGCACACCAACATGGCAGCTACCGTTCCAGTAGATATTGAGCAGGCCCTCCAGTTAAGGCAACCGCCGCCTTACGCACTTTCACCCGATGAGGATCGCGCGTGGGAGCAGCTTGATTTTTTCTACAAGCATGGTCTTGGATATGCGCAAGAAATGTCCGGCCGTCCGCAAACGCTCTACGCGCTTGAGGATTCACCTGTCGGACTGGCCGCCTGGATACTCGATCACGACGCGAGTAGTCAAGCTCTCATCGCCCGGGTGTTCGACGGTCAGACAGAGGGGCTGACACCGGATGATGTTCTTGAAAACATCACGCTCTACTGGTTAACCAAGACAGCGGTGTCCTCCGCCCGCCTCTATTGGGAATACAAAGGCGGTTTTTTCGATCCGAGGGGCGTCTCCATACCGGTTGCCGTAAGCGCCTTTCCGGACGAGATTTATCAGGCCCCGAAGAGTTGGACGGAGAAAGCGTATCCCAAACTGATCTATTACAACCGACCTGCGAAGGGTGGGCATTTCGCGGCTTGGGAGCAGCCAGAGCTTTTCTCCCAGGAAATGCGAGCAGCGTTCCGCTCATTACGCGGCTAA
- a CDS encoding SDR family NAD(P)-dependent oxidoreductase → MSATVNKERRSFLSKALINSSSKGTAVITGASSGIGAIYADQLASRGYDLILVARNRDRLSAVAKRISEDTGRSVEIIVADLGNRPDLAHVEEVLRTQASLFWSTMQA, encoded by the coding sequence ATGTCCGCAACAGTCAATAAGGAGCGCCGCAGCTTCTTGAGCAAGGCCCTCATCAATTCGAGTTCAAAAGGCACAGCGGTGATCACGGGAGCTTCTTCCGGCATAGGTGCTATCTACGCCGATCAGTTAGCGAGCCGGGGGTATGATTTGATCCTCGTCGCTCGCAATCGAGACCGCCTAAGCGCAGTAGCCAAGCGGATCAGCGAAGATACCGGCCGCTCCGTTGAGATCATTGTGGCGGACTTGGGAAACCGACCGGATCTCGCTCATGTCGAGGAGGTTTTACGGACGCAAGCATCACTCTTCTGGTCAACAATGCAGGCGTAG
- a CDS encoding SDR family NAD(P)-dependent oxidoreductase, with translation MAADIDKINQMIELNVTALVRLTYAVMPAFVERAKGAVINISSALAIAPELLNGVYGGTKAFVLAFGFSLHKEFSGRGIRIQTVVPGATATDFWDLSATPLDGLPAEVVMNADDMVEAAIAGFELGEIVTIPSLPDVADWETYEAARQTLIPKLSLSSPARRYVSVQQD, from the coding sequence CTGGCCGCAGATATCGACAAGATCAATCAGATGATCGAACTCAATGTTACCGCTCTTGTGAGGCTGACCTACGCGGTCATGCCAGCATTCGTGGAGCGGGCCAAAGGAGCGGTGATCAATATCTCGTCGGCACTCGCTATTGCTCCCGAATTGCTAAACGGTGTCTATGGAGGTACCAAGGCTTTTGTTCTGGCCTTTGGTTTTTCACTCCACAAAGAGTTCAGCGGACGGGGTATCCGCATTCAGACGGTCGTGCCAGGTGCGACCGCGACCGACTTCTGGGACCTCTCCGCGACTCCACTCGATGGTCTCCCGGCAGAAGTTGTGATGAACGCCGACGATATGGTCGAAGCCGCAATTGCCGGCTTCGAATTGGGCGAGATAGTCACCATCCCGTCACTGCCTGACGTCGCTGATTGGGAGACCTATGAGGCAGCTCGACAAACTCTGATTCCGAAGTTATCCCTGAGTTCTCCTGCCCGGCGATACGTGTCGGTTCAGCAAGACTAG
- a CDS encoding response regulator — translation MRKEMNDIVLVDDNPAIRYGLSEIFKRRGYTVRTASDGFSALALLRERIPGILLSDLDMPGMSGFELLSVVRHRFPAIAVIAMSGAYSGVFVPPDVAADAFYAKGSNGAARLFEILWSIEDRDLRESMRAAVPIWISSLSAHECDGLAVSCPECVRVFFPAVAQVKGSTHSTSCPHCFYPLQLAIVTEPNQMDTTSL, via the coding sequence ATGCGGAAAGAGATGAACGATATTGTCCTTGTAGACGACAATCCGGCAATCCGTTATGGGCTTTCAGAGATATTCAAAAGACGAGGCTATACCGTTCGTACAGCCTCAGATGGATTCTCGGCCCTGGCGCTCCTAAGAGAACGAATTCCGGGAATTCTCCTGTCAGATCTCGATATGCCCGGCATGTCCGGATTCGAACTCCTGTCCGTTGTGCGACATCGATTTCCGGCAATCGCCGTCATCGCCATGAGTGGAGCGTACTCAGGCGTGTTCGTTCCTCCAGATGTTGCAGCAGATGCGTTTTATGCCAAAGGTTCAAATGGCGCAGCTCGGCTATTTGAGATCTTATGGTCGATCGAGGACAGAGACTTACGCGAATCGATGCGTGCCGCGGTACCGATTTGGATATCTAGCCTGTCAGCTCATGAATGTGACGGGCTAGCCGTATCCTGCCCAGAATGTGTGCGGGTCTTTTTTCCTGCAGTTGCCCAGGTGAAGGGATCAACTCACTCAACATCTTGCCCACACTGCTTCTACCCGTTGCAACTGGCAATCGTCACGGAACCCAATCAGATGGATACAACTTCTCTCTGA
- a CDS encoding response regulator transcription factor, which translates to MPQTTPTVFVVDDDISVRESLESLIRCAGWRPEVFASAEEFLSYPRTPTPSCLVLDIGLPDLNGLDLQKRIALDRMDIPIIFITGAGDIPMSVQAMKAGAVEFLEKPVSEDVLLGVIGNAIERSQVTLGHQEKIRAIRDSYASLTRREREVMALVVTGRLNKQIGGELDISVITVKTHRGNVMRKMKADSLADLVKMAVRLRLTAAPKA; encoded by the coding sequence ATGCCCCAAACGACACCTACAGTGTTTGTTGTAGACGATGACATCTCGGTACGCGAGTCGTTGGAATCGTTGATTCGTTGCGCGGGTTGGCGTCCCGAGGTGTTCGCGTCCGCAGAGGAGTTTCTCTCCTACCCTCGGACTCCAACTCCAAGTTGTCTGGTACTCGATATCGGTCTTCCTGACCTCAATGGCCTCGACTTGCAGAAGCGTATTGCCCTGGACCGCATGGACATACCCATTATCTTCATCACTGGAGCAGGCGATATCCCCATGTCGGTCCAGGCCATGAAAGCAGGTGCCGTTGAGTTTCTAGAAAAGCCGGTGAGCGAAGACGTTCTATTAGGCGTTATCGGGAATGCCATCGAAAGAAGCCAAGTCACCTTGGGCCACCAGGAAAAAATACGGGCGATCCGCGATAGTTATGCCTCGCTCACGCGTCGGGAACGGGAGGTTATGGCGCTCGTTGTGACGGGTCGCTTGAACAAACAGATCGGCGGAGAACTCGACATCAGCGTGATCACCGTGAAGACTCATCGAGGCAATGTTATGCGGAAGATGAAAGCGGACTCTCTCGCAGACTTAGTCAAAATGGCTGTACGGCTCCGCCTCACGGCTGCTCCAAAAGCCTAA
- a CDS encoding response regulator has product MAISSLVSLVDDDESVLESLPDLLKEFGFAVKAFSSAEEFLASDSVNATKCLILDIALPGMTGPDLQRELTLRRQKIPIVFITADEDETIRPRMLEQGAVDCLFKPVSEATLLKALDRALCVN; this is encoded by the coding sequence ATGGCTATTTCTTCACTCGTATCACTTGTAGATGATGACGAGTCCGTACTTGAGTCACTTCCTGACTTGCTGAAGGAGTTCGGCTTTGCGGTCAAAGCATTCTCATCTGCTGAAGAGTTCCTCGCGTCCGATAGCGTCAATGCAACTAAATGCCTTATCCTCGATATCGCCCTGCCCGGCATGACCGGCCCTGACCTTCAACGGGAGTTGACCCTCCGGCGGCAAAAGATTCCCATCGTTTTTATTACCGCAGATGAAGATGAGACCATTCGGCCGCGCATGCTCGAACAGGGCGCGGTAGACTGCCTTTTCAAGCCCGTCAGTGAAGCCACTCTTCTCAAGGCACTTGATAGGGCCCTCTGCGTCAACTGA
- a CDS encoding GAF domain-containing sensor histidine kinase, with product MAHPYVMGHGEDGTGVHHDFASFPALASPGEPEPLFRAFLDGIPGLLITASTAGNFEFFNGPALVFLGKPPEELRTWTNSGVVYPDDLPALSEAFAISVSTGQPHDLEYRLRRLDGVYRWFHGRALPVRDPAGNILNWYFLLTDVEDRRRAETLLASENRLLEMVAGRNSISSILDELCRLVEATATASYCSVVLVDSSGTRLEHGAAPSLPSTFTAAIEGRPVNTDSGPCAMAAYLDKQVISVDLALETRWEEYQWCPMALAHGLRSCWSTPISSTTGKVLGAFAIYYREPRTPTTEDQVLIGQLTHIASIAIERQQSQMSLSRALDELKASEGRLRTTIDAIPGLVWSAGPDGNVDFLNQAWCDYTGVGLEDAGGSGWAKTLHPEDAARLTGYWASLLASGEPGEIEARFRRFDGSCRWFLIRAVPLHDETGRIIRWYGLSTDIEDRKQGDSLLAGEKRLLERVASGTPLGSILEDLCHFVETTVTSSHCSILLVDPTRTHLQHAAGPSLPINFNASVDGLPLVVSSGPCATAVCLNEQVIAADITLDTRWAEYAWCPMALANGLKACWSTPISSTNGTVIGIFAIYYKEPRTPTPRDQALIGQFTHIASIAIERAQGEAALTRSEAFLAKAQQLSLTGSFSWRVATGEITWSEQAYRIFEFDPALTVTLELIASRVHPDDMPLMRDMVARAQAGQDFEYEHRLQMQDGSTKYLHMIAHGIEDEAGQMEYIGAVQDVTERRLADQALSKVRSELAHVARVTSLGAMTASIAHEVNQPLFGIVNNASTCLRMLAADPPNIEGALETARRTLRDGNRASEVIKRLRALFRKTEAITESVDLNEAAREVVALSLSDLQRNGIILRSELASDLPPVIGDRVQLQQVILNLLRNASDAMSSVTDRPRQLVIKTEGDEGDRVRLAVQDTGVGLDSQAIDKLFQAFYTTKSSGMGIGLSISRSIIEKHRGRLWAAPNSGPGATFFFSIPRGPGAVTGVDSLGTIQTPVAVTEAARVMGNP from the coding sequence ATGGCGCATCCTTACGTCATGGGACACGGTGAAGATGGAACCGGAGTGCACCACGATTTCGCCTCATTTCCTGCTCTGGCATCACCGGGTGAACCTGAGCCCTTGTTTCGCGCATTCTTGGATGGGATTCCTGGTCTCCTGATCACTGCCTCTACAGCAGGCAACTTCGAATTCTTCAATGGTCCCGCGTTGGTTTTTTTGGGTAAGCCCCCCGAAGAACTGCGCACCTGGACGAACAGCGGGGTCGTTTATCCCGATGACCTTCCCGCACTGTCTGAAGCTTTTGCGATCTCCGTGTCCACTGGGCAGCCCCACGACCTCGAGTACCGTCTGCGGCGTCTCGACGGTGTCTACCGGTGGTTTCATGGTCGCGCGCTTCCAGTCCGAGACCCGGCGGGCAATATTCTCAACTGGTACTTCCTACTTACCGACGTTGAAGACCGTCGACGAGCGGAAACTCTGTTGGCAAGCGAAAACCGGCTACTCGAAATGGTTGCGGGCCGCAACTCGATATCATCGATACTCGATGAGCTTTGCCGCCTTGTCGAAGCCACGGCTACCGCTTCGTACTGCAGTGTTGTGCTGGTGGACAGTTCCGGGACCCGTCTTGAGCACGGAGCCGCACCGAGCCTTCCGTCTACCTTCACCGCCGCAATTGAAGGGCGCCCCGTAAACACTGACTCTGGCCCGTGTGCGATGGCTGCTTACCTCGACAAACAAGTTATCTCTGTCGATCTCGCCTTGGAAACGCGCTGGGAGGAATACCAGTGGTGTCCGATGGCTTTGGCGCACGGACTGCGTTCATGCTGGTCGACTCCTATCTCTTCGACGACGGGCAAGGTTCTCGGCGCTTTCGCGATCTACTACAGAGAACCGAGAACACCAACAACGGAGGATCAAGTTCTTATCGGCCAGTTGACTCACATCGCGAGTATCGCCATCGAACGCCAACAGTCACAAATGTCACTATCAAGGGCTCTCGATGAACTTAAGGCATCGGAAGGCCGGCTTCGCACAACCATCGACGCTATTCCCGGGCTCGTTTGGAGCGCCGGTCCCGACGGAAACGTAGACTTTTTAAATCAAGCATGGTGCGACTATACAGGCGTCGGACTGGAGGACGCGGGTGGGTCCGGCTGGGCAAAGACTCTCCACCCGGAAGATGCGGCACGATTGACAGGCTATTGGGCATCTCTGCTGGCGTCTGGGGAGCCCGGCGAGATAGAAGCGAGATTTCGCCGTTTCGATGGAAGCTGCCGCTGGTTTTTAATTCGAGCCGTTCCGTTACACGATGAGACCGGGCGAATCATCAGATGGTACGGCTTGAGCACGGATATTGAAGATCGCAAACAGGGTGATTCTCTGCTTGCCGGCGAGAAGCGTTTATTAGAGAGGGTCGCCAGTGGTACCCCATTGGGATCGATTCTCGAAGACCTTTGTCATTTTGTTGAAACCACTGTCACGAGCAGTCATTGCAGCATTCTATTGGTCGACCCAACCCGTACTCACCTTCAGCACGCAGCCGGGCCGAGCCTCCCGATCAATTTTAATGCGTCAGTTGATGGCCTTCCGCTAGTCGTCAGTTCGGGACCCTGCGCGACGGCGGTATGCCTGAATGAACAGGTGATCGCTGCCGACATTACGCTCGATACCCGATGGGCAGAATATGCATGGTGCCCTATGGCTTTGGCGAATGGACTGAAGGCCTGTTGGTCGACCCCTATATCGTCCACCAATGGAACAGTCATCGGGATCTTCGCGATCTACTACAAAGAACCCAGAACGCCCACGCCTAGAGACCAAGCCCTAATTGGCCAGTTCACCCATATTGCAAGCATCGCAATCGAGCGTGCGCAAGGTGAAGCGGCGTTGACACGCAGCGAAGCATTTCTTGCGAAAGCTCAGCAACTTAGCCTGACAGGAAGTTTTTCATGGCGAGTGGCAACCGGCGAAATAACTTGGTCGGAGCAGGCCTACCGGATCTTCGAGTTCGATCCGGCGTTGACAGTAACGCTCGAACTCATCGCCTCACGTGTGCACCCTGACGACATGCCACTAATGCGCGACATGGTAGCTCGCGCGCAAGCCGGCCAAGACTTCGAGTACGAGCATCGGCTCCAGATGCAAGACGGGTCGACTAAATACCTCCATATGATCGCTCATGGAATTGAGGATGAAGCGGGCCAAATGGAGTACATCGGCGCTGTCCAGGACGTAACAGAACGCCGGCTCGCGGACCAGGCGCTGAGTAAAGTTCGCTCGGAGCTCGCTCATGTGGCCCGGGTAACAAGCCTGGGAGCCATGACAGCATCCATCGCTCACGAAGTGAATCAGCCGTTGTTCGGCATCGTGAACAATGCGAGCACTTGTCTGCGCATGTTGGCGGCTGATCCTCCCAATATCGAGGGAGCACTCGAGACCGCGCGACGCACGCTTCGGGATGGAAATCGTGCCTCAGAAGTTATTAAGCGCTTGCGCGCGCTCTTCAGAAAGACGGAAGCCATTACCGAATCTGTAGACCTAAACGAAGCTGCGCGCGAGGTAGTGGCATTGTCGCTGAGTGACCTGCAACGAAACGGAATCATCTTGCGGTCAGAACTCGCCAGCGACCTCCCGCCTGTTATCGGCGATCGTGTTCAACTTCAGCAGGTGATCCTCAACCTTCTGCGAAACGCGTCCGACGCGATGAGTTCCGTCACGGATCGGCCTAGACAGCTGGTGATTAAGACCGAGGGAGACGAAGGAGATCGTGTGCGCTTGGCCGTACAAGATACAGGCGTCGGACTGGATTCTCAGGCTATCGACAAGCTTTTTCAAGCTTTCTACACAACGAAGAGCAGTGGTATGGGAATCGGGCTTTCAATAAGCCGCTCCATCATCGAGAAACATCGCGGACGTCTATGGGCAGCGCCGAATAGTGGTCCCGGAGCTACATTTTTCTTCTCAATTCCTCGAGGACCTGGGGCTGTAACCGGTGTCGACAGTCTCGGCACCATTCAGACGCCCGTCGCTGTGACAGAAGCGGCCCGCGTCATGGGGAACCCGTAA
- a CDS encoding organic hydroperoxide resistance protein gives MMQTETVLYTAKDHTTGGRGGGASKSSDGRLDIKLSVPGTNGTGTNPEQLFGAGWSACFIGAMKIAAGKMKVRVPPEAAIDAEIDLCLEGDAYFLQARLNVSLPGVAQDVAETLIAEAHRTCPYSKATRGNIDVIINRV, from the coding sequence ATGATGCAAACCGAAACTGTACTGTATACCGCGAAAGACCATACAACAGGGGGCCGAGGTGGCGGAGCTTCCAAGAGTTCTGATGGTCGGCTGGATATCAAGCTCTCGGTTCCTGGAACCAATGGAACCGGCACAAATCCGGAGCAGTTGTTTGGCGCCGGCTGGTCGGCCTGTTTCATTGGTGCCATGAAGATTGCGGCAGGCAAGATGAAGGTTAGAGTTCCGCCCGAGGCGGCTATCGATGCCGAGATCGACCTGTGCTTGGAAGGTGACGCCTACTTTCTGCAAGCTCGTCTTAACGTCAGCTTGCCAGGCGTGGCACAGGACGTCGCGGAGACCCTAATAGCCGAGGCGCATCGGACGTGCCCATATTCAAAAGCCACACGAGGAAACATCGACGTCATTATCAATCGGGTCTAA
- a CDS encoding D-cysteine desulfhydrase family protein — MISNYLSLFEPFRRIKLLETSTPIQRLHRLEREIGGNLGGARIYAKRDDLMSLGGGGNKLRKIEFLLGEAIEQGCDTFITTGGLQSNHARLSAAAAAHVGMACELVLAEMVRREDDAYRRNGNMLLDQIFGAKIHLLGGTENVLEFAHGRASLLKKEGRRPYVVGAGGSSSIGCLGYAVCAVELAEQEQAIEGGFAHIVVANGSSGTHAGLAAGLAAIGMDPAKVHSYAVVNSQEKTHKTTWELANATLALIDPTKSIDSVGIRVSGDQLGSGYGISTPAMWDAVRMMARTEGLLLDPVYTGKAFAGVLAAAKNGAYSNGDAILFLMTGGLPGLFAYQPVFDNAL; from the coding sequence ATGATTTCGAACTATCTTTCGCTATTTGAACCGTTCCGCCGCATCAAGCTGCTGGAAACCTCAACACCCATTCAACGTTTGCATCGCCTGGAACGCGAGATTGGCGGCAATCTTGGCGGCGCGAGAATCTATGCAAAGCGGGATGATTTGATGAGTCTGGGTGGAGGCGGAAACAAACTACGCAAGATCGAGTTCCTGTTGGGAGAGGCTATCGAGCAGGGCTGCGATACGTTCATCACAACCGGGGGCCTGCAGTCGAACCATGCACGGTTGAGCGCTGCCGCCGCCGCACATGTTGGGATGGCGTGTGAGCTTGTGCTCGCGGAGATGGTCCGTCGGGAGGATGACGCCTATCGCCGCAATGGCAACATGCTTCTGGATCAGATCTTTGGTGCGAAGATCCATCTGCTTGGGGGCACGGAGAATGTTCTCGAGTTCGCTCATGGAAGGGCGAGTCTTTTGAAGAAAGAAGGTCGGCGGCCCTATGTAGTTGGTGCAGGAGGCAGTTCATCTATTGGATGCCTCGGCTATGCAGTTTGCGCAGTTGAGCTGGCGGAGCAGGAGCAAGCTATCGAAGGTGGATTTGCTCATATCGTCGTTGCAAACGGAAGCTCCGGGACGCATGCTGGACTTGCGGCGGGCTTAGCCGCGATTGGGATGGACCCTGCAAAGGTGCATTCATACGCTGTCGTCAATTCCCAGGAAAAGACTCACAAAACTACGTGGGAGCTCGCTAACGCGACGCTCGCACTCATCGATCCGACAAAGTCAATCGACTCCGTTGGGATAAGGGTGTCAGGCGATCAACTCGGAAGCGGATATGGCATTTCCACACCAGCCATGTGGGACGCGGTCCGAATGATGGCGAGGACTGAAGGGCTTCTGCTAGATCCGGTGTACACCGGTAAAGCATTTGCTGGCGTTCTGGCCGCGGCGAAGAACGGAGCTTATAGCAATGGGGACGCCATACTGTTTCTGATGACCGGAGGTCTCCCGGGACTATTCGCGTATCAACCTGTTTTCGACAACGCCTTATAA